One Phalacrocorax aristotelis chromosome Z, bGulAri2.1, whole genome shotgun sequence DNA window includes the following coding sequences:
- the LOC142050615 gene encoding monocarboxylate transporter 13-like, which yields MQAKNSNPPDGGYGWVVVVSAFMVMGLTAAVLKTFGLFFVEIQEHFDELASTTSWITSVTIAIFHLGAPVASSLCVRYTHRAVVITGGLLAFSGMALGFLGLNMVWMYATTGFLQGLGISFSWTPAISIVSHYFSKKRALANAIASAGECAFAFTFGPFFQWLISQYGWKGALLIIGGIQLNICVCGVLMRPLASSCLLEAIHSETEIPPGNGASRKDKEDESPIAHKTFNWMLVRRPDFVLYAIFGILAAMSFFVPPLFLVPLSYSLGIDESWTASLLSILAMVDFAGRVLCGWYANLHVTKTVHLLTMTITLISTSLMLLPLANDYLSLAIFTGFYGFFFGTTVAVHITVLADVVGMPDFDSALGLFMLIRSTGGFVGPPLAGLIVDMAGDYRAGFYMAGVTLVLSAGFLVTLDQIQQRKEKGSQTNTKPENSTLPYPSLHLLKLQNRRY from the exons ATGCAGGCCAAAAACAGCAATCCACCAGATGGAGGCTATGGGTGGGTTGTAGTAGTGTCAGCCTTCATGGTGATGGGCCTCACTGCTGCCGTCCTCAAGACTTTTGGTCTGTTCTTTGTTGAAATCCAGGAGCACTTTGATGAACTTGCAAGCACCACTTCCTGGATCACATCAGTAACTATTGCCATCTTTCATTTAGGAG CCCCTGTTGCCAGCTCACTATGTGTACGGTACACCCATCGGGCAGTTGTTATCACTGGAGGACTCCTGGCTTTTTCAGGAATGGCACTGGGATTTCTTGGACTCAACATGGTCTGGATGTATGCAACGACTGGCTTTCTACAGG GACTTGGGATTTCCTTTTCATGGACACCAGCCATTAGCATTGTTAGCCATTATTTCTCCAAGAAAAGAGCTTTGGCCAATGCTATCGCCAGTGCCGGAGAATGTGCCTTTGCATTCACATTTGGGCCATTTTTCCAGTGGTTGATTAGTCAATATGGATGGAAAGGTGCCCTATTGATCATAGGTGGCATCCAACTCAACATTTGTGTCTGTGGAGTACTGATGCGACCACTGGCAAGCAGCTGCCTCCTTGAGGCTATCCATTCTGAAACTGAGATACCACCTGGCAATGGTGCATCTCGGAAAGACAAAGAAGATGAGTCTCCCATCGCGCACAAAACCTTCAACTGGATGCTTGTGAGGCGACCAGATTTTGTACTTTATGCCATTTTTGGCATATTAGCTGCTATGAGTTTTTTTGTTCCTCCGTTATTTTTAGTTCCACTTAGCTACAGCCTGGGCATAGATGAATCGTGGACTGCTTCCCTCCTATCCATTTTGGCAATGGTGGACTTTGCAGGCAGAGTGCTATGTGGCTGGTATGCCAATCTGCATGTCACCAAAACTGTTCATTTGTTGACAATGACAATTACACTGATCAGTACATCCCTGATGCTGTTGCCCCTAGCTAACGATTACCTGTCCTTGGCAATATTCACTGGCTTCTATGGATTCTTCTTTGGCACAACAGTTGCCGTTCACATTACAGTGCTAGCAGATGTTGTAGGCATGCCAGATTTTGACAGTGCTCTAGGGCTTTTCATGCTCATTCGAAGCACTGGAGGTTTTGTGGGGCCTCCTCTTGCTG GTCTGATTGTGGACATGGCTGGAGATTACAGAGCAGGCTTCTACATGGCAGGAGTCACCCTTGTCCTATCAGCTGGATTTTTAGTTACTTTAGATCAAatacaacagagaaaagaaaaaggaagtcaGACGAATACTAAACCAGAAAATTCAACATTACCTTATCCTTCCCTCCATCTCCTAAAACTTCAAAACAGAAGGTACTGA
- the MLANA gene encoding melanoma antigen recognized by T-cells 1, which translates to MPRRNHHPDGKFFRGKGHSYLAAEEALGIGLFILVLAILLIFGCWYYKRRSGYKSLRSKRSSVGTIRTMVGEGTAPDCKMALQDYRNFSSVVPDAPPAYDKIAADQSPPPYSP; encoded by the exons ATGCCCAGAAGAAACCATCATCCAGATGGCAaatttttcagagggaaaggaCACAGCTATCTTGCAGCAGAAGA AGCTCTGGGTATTGGACTTTTCATTTTGGTGCTGGcaattttacttatttttggCTGCTGGTATTACAAAAGACGTAGTGGCTATAAAAGTCTGCGG AGCAAAAGGTCTAGTGTGGGCACAATAAGAACCATGGTAGGTGAGGGAACAGCACCAGACTGCAAAATGGCTCTGCAGGATTACAGAAATTTCAGTTCTGTG GTACCTGATGCTCCACCAGCTTATGACAAAATTGCTGCAGATCAGTCACCACCACCTTATTCACCATGA